In Ciconia boyciana chromosome 16, ASM3463844v1, whole genome shotgun sequence, one genomic interval encodes:
- the LOC140660244 gene encoding ATP-binding cassette sub-family A member 10-like, protein MKTLQRNMSVFQQTRILLWKNVLTKWRMKMQSFQEWMLSLLFLPLTFIVCMFMVNIPYPEVPYSYLGQLDDPAYDATGVTIAFTPITVTTRQIMNKVALNSVMIGIKLEALDNERALEEAWISNNEIIGVVFKDNFSYHLRFPTENVVIPNDNFGYIDNCYNFSSQYCYSPMYWYKGFLSLQSSIDAAIIEAVTNHSVWDEMKSIAGVRMKSRSAISSIPLEHGYFMITVVMCFSPFMYFLSMNVVREKKKLKVLMKTMGLQDIAFWLSWGLLYALYVMVLSCLLTALVVQDAFYLSSFPAILLLFFLYGLACIHLVFMLCSLLRTSKLASSIGFLITFLFGCLSLVVLIEKLPEPLKWFLGLFCPFAFNAGIAKVLHLEKYGIGFSFSNLMEESYFLFSTYIMLVFDSVLYMLLAMYFDKVLPGKYGIPDPPFFCLKPSYWVRSRRGSTRETPRTATSPEELLGDGVEPVPPEFMGKEAIRLNNIKKAYKKKDKKTEALRGLSLNIYEGQITALLGHSGAGKTTLLNVLSGLTLPSEGSATIYNYKLSEIGDREEIREMIGICPQFNIQFEVLTVKENLKTFAEIKGIKSKDVEREVQNILELLDISNIQDTQAEKLSGGQKRKLCIGIAMLGNPQVLFLDEPTAGLDPLSRHQVWSLLKEHRAGRVILFSTQSMDEADILADRKAFISHGRLKCVGSSLFLKKKWGIGYHLRIHVSESCDLENVTSLVKRYIPNVIFSGHSQYELRYKLPLENVNKFPDLFSSLDSCSNQGIINYGVSMTTLEDVFLRLEEEASVDQEDERVLGEEWAEAGPQCPDETEPGTLLLSDTGKAAVSSLALWRQQVSAMAWVHFLKLKSSVKNLRSILLLYAVFLLPLVLQLSLVAAWQSVSAWELSSAQYFLPLGKRALSETTSLLVHNNTGAGIEDFIHTLESQDLTVEITSEENITEELKHNGAIKVSREGQSYRFTILCHVEAINCFPVLVNIISNALLRALNSTMHIRIWNHPFSSIDDPQFWDYFVSFYLIYMLLLFPGFPPHFAMGYMQDYKVGARAQLRISGLSPSAYWCGQALVDIPLCWLLLFSMFGLLFAMSNRISRSIDSLFLLITGTFGYGISIVLFIYLISFVFCKGWNCDFWSFILIVVCFVSYIITIVTEFATDARVSLYVVSLLIPVYPLLAVMINCQQVSKDAEIFGVTPRNDVLIAVFAPYIHSVGFIFLLRYLEIKYGGTVLRKDPIFRISPKRESSHQHPKELEEEDEDVKAERAAVRNAIAAPSHEEKSVIIVSNLCKEYKIKQAGSVFKKKKKMATKNVSFCVKKGEVLGLLGPNGAGKSTAIKMITGEMALTAGQVLMKRSDGATSHLQDHAPAFLGYCPQEDPLWPDLTVHEHLRVYAAVKGVCREDMAATVNRIVNALQLQDYLKKKTRKLSAGITRKLCFAMSMLGNPTVLLLDEPSTGMDPNGQRCVWKMTHAALKTKETGAILTTHYMEEAEAVCDRVAIMVSGQLRCIGSIQYLKNKFGKGYLLEIKVKDPDCTDLLHAEILRIFPSAARQERFPSLLVYKVPMEDALPLSQSFSKLEEAKRNFNLEEYSFSLNTLAQVFLELSREQEKDNFDLTLDGTFEWKQLQQEDC, encoded by the exons ATGAAGACACTTCAGAGAAATATGAGTGTATTCCAGCAAACTAGAATTCTTTTGTGGAAAAATGTACTTACCAAGTGGAGGATGAAAATGCAGAGCTTTCAg GAGTGGAtgctctctctgctctttctgcCGCTGACGTTCATAGTCTGCATGTTCATGGTGAACATCCCCTACCCCGAAGTGCCTTACAGCTACCTTGGGCAGCTAGATGATCCTGCCTATGATGCCACTGGGGTCACCATCGCTTTTACACCCATCACTGTGACCACAAGGCAGATAATGAATAAAGTGGCCTTGAACTCTGTAATGATAG GTATAAAACTAGAGGCACTGGACAATGAGAGAGCCCTGGAGGAAGCCTGGATTTCGAATAATGAAATTATAGGGGTTGTATTTAAAGACAACTTCTCCTATCACCTCAGGTTTCCTACTGAGAATGTGGTTATTCCAAATGACAACTTTGGATACATAG ATAACTGTTACAATTTCTCATCGCAGTACTGTTACAGCCCAATGTATTGGTACAAAGGCTTCCTGTCCCTGCAGTCCAGCATCGATGCTGCTATTATAGAG GCGGTGACAAACCATTCTGTTTGGGACGAAATGAAATCAATTGCTGGTGTCCGTATGAAGTCCCGAAGTGCCATCTCCTCAATTCCATTAGAGCACGGTTATTTCATGATTACTGTCGTGATGTGTTTCTCTCCGTTCATGTATTTCTTATCAATGAATGTtgtaagagaaaagaagaagcTCAAAGTATTGATGAAGACGATGGGGCTGCAGGATATTGCATTTTG GCTCTCCTGGGGTCTGCTGTATGCTCTTTACGTGATggtcctctcctgcctgctaaCAGCTCTCGTGGTGCAGGATGCTTTCTACCTCAGCAGCTTCCCTGCAATCttactgctgtttttcctgtatGGCCTAGCATGT ATCCACCTGGTTTTCATGCTCTGCTCCCTCTTACGGACCTCCAAACTTGCCAGCTCCATAGGGTTCCTCATCACCTTTCTCTTCGGATGCCTGAGCCTTGTGGTGCTGATAGAAAAACTTCCAGAACCATTGAAGTGGTTTCTCGGACTCTTCTGTCCTTTTGCATTTAATGCTGGCATTGCAAAG gttttacatttagaaaaatatggaattggtttctctttttctaaccTTATGGAGGAatcatactttttattttcGACTTACATTATGTTGGTCTTTGACTCAGTCTTGTACATGCTGTTAGCTATGTATTTCGACAAAGTTCTGCCAG GCAAATACGGCATCCCAGATCCCccttttttctgcctgaagCCTTCGTACTGGGTGCGGAGCAGGAGAGGCTCCACCAGGGAGACGCCCAGAACTGCCACGAGCCCTGAGGAGCTCCTTGGTGATGGCGTAGAGCCAGTGCCCCCCGAATTCATGGGGAAGGAGGCCATCAG ACtcaacaatattaaaaaagcatataaaaagaaGGACAAGAAGACAGAAGCTTTAAGAG gtttgtctttaaatatttacGAGGGTCAGATCACTGCCTTACTCGGCCACAGTGGGGCTGGAAAGACAACACTGTTAAACGTGCTCAGTGGACTCACTTTGCCTTCTGAAG GCTCTGCAACCATATACAACTACAAACTCTCTGAAATAGGAGATAGGGAAGAGATTAGAGAGATGATTGGCATTTGCCCACAATTCAACATACAGTTTGAAGTCttaacagtgaaagaaaacttgaaaacttTTGCAGAAATCAAGGGCATCAAATCCAAAGACGTAGAGCGAGAG gtgcaaaacattttggaaCTGCTGGATATCAGTAACATTCAGGACACTCAAGCTGAGAAACTGAGTGGTGGGCAGAAACGGAAGTTATGCATTGGAATAGCCATGCTCGGAAACCCCCAG GTTTTGTTCCTGGATGAGCCAACGGCTGGGTTGGATCCTCTTTCCAGGCACCAGGTGTGGAGCCTCCTCAAGGAACACAGAGCTGGACGGGTGATCCTGTTCAGTACCCAGTCCATGGACGAGGCCGATATCCTGGCGG acCGCAAGGCTTTTATCTCGCACGGGAGGCTGAAGTGTGTCGGTTCTTCTCtgttcttgaagaaaaaatgggGGATTGGCTATCATTTAAG GATCCATGTCAGTGAGTCTTGTGACTTAGAGAACGTGACATCTCTGGTTAAACGGTACATCCCCAATGTCATATTCTCAGGACACAGTCAATATGAGCTGAGATATAAACTGCCATTAGAAAACGTGAATAAATTCCCAG ATCTGTTCAGCAGCCTCGACAGCTGCTCCAACCAGGGAATTATCAATTACGGAGTTAGCATGACGACCCTGGAGGATGTCTTCCTGCGACTGGAGGAAGAAGCCTCAGTGGATCAAGAAG ATGAGCGTGTCCTTGGGGAGGAGTGGGCAGAAGCAGGACCGCAGTGCCCCGATGAGACGGAGCCGGGCACCCTGCTGCTCTCGGACACCGGGAAGGCGGCAGTCAGCAGCTTGGCTCTCTGGAGGCAGCAGGTCTCTGCCATGGCATGGGTGCACTTCTTAAAGCTTAAGAGTTCAGTGAAAAACCTGCGGTCAAT TTTGCTGCTCTATGCggtttttctgcttcctctggtTTTGCAACTGTCCCTGGTTGCTGCTTGGCAGAGCGTGAGTGCTTGGGAGCTCTCATCTGCGCAGTACTTCTTGCCCCTGGGGAAGAGGGCTCTCTCGGAGACAACCAGCCTCCTGGTCCACAACAACACGG GTGCAGGCATTGAAGATTTTATCCACACACTTGAGAGCCAAGATCTCACAGTGGAAATAACAAGCGAGGAAAATATCACAGAGGAGCTAAAACACAATGGGGCTATAAAAGTGTCTCGCGAAGGTCAG AGCTACAGGTTTACCATATTATGCCACGTGGAGGCCATCAACTGCTTCCCGGTGCTTGTGAACATCATTAGTAACGCTCTGCTGAGAGCCCTCAATTCCACCATGCACATTCGGATCTGGAATCATCCATTTTCATCT atagATGATCCACAATTCTgggattattttgtttctttttacctCATTTATATGCTGTTGTTATTCCctggttttcctcctcactTTGCAATGGGCTACATGCAGGATTACAAG GTGGGAGCTCGTGCCCAGCTGCGGATCTCGGGGCTCTCTCCCTCAGCGTACTGGTGTGGCCAGGCACTGGTGGACATCCCGCTGTGCTGGCTCCTTCTTTTCTCAATGTTCGGGCTTCTGTTCGCAATGAGCAACAGGATTTCCAGGAGCATTGACAGCCTCTTCTTGCTG atcaCGGGTACTTTTGGCTATGGAATTTCTATTGTTCTCTTCATCTACTTGATCTCCTTCGTCTTTTGCAAAGGATGGAACTGTGATTTTTGGTCTTTTATCCTGATAGTG gtatGCTTTGTTTCTTATATCATCACCATAGTCACGGAGTTTGCAACTGATGCTAGAGTGTCCCTCTACGTTGTGTCTCTCTTGATTCCCGTGTACCCACTGCTGGCTGTAATGATCAACTGCCAGCAGGTAAGCA AAGACGCTGAGATATTTGGTGTGACTCCAAGGAATGATGTACTAATAGCTGTCTTTGCa ccttATATCCATTCTGTgggcttcatttttcttcttcgATATTTGGAGATAAAATATGGAGGAACAGTTCTGAGAAAGGACCCAATATTTAG GATTTCcccaaaaagagaaagcagccaccagcaccccaaggagcttgaagaggaagatgaagatgtTAAAGCTGAAAGAGCAGCAGTGAGAAATGCCATAGCGGCTCCGAGTCACGAGGAG AAATCAGTCATTATTGTCAGCAATCTGTGcaaggaatataaaataaagcaagctggTTCCGTttttaagaagaagaagaaaatggccaccaaaaatgtttccttctgtgttAAAAAAG GAGAAGTATTAGGACTTCTGGGGCCCAATGGAGCTGGTAAAAGCACAGCTATCAAAATGATCACTGGAGAGATGGCACTGACTGCTGGGCAG GTGCTGATGAAGAGGAGCGATGGAGCGACCTCCCATCTCCAGGACCACGCGCCTGCCTTCCTGGGGTACTGCCCGCAGGAGGACCCACTCTGGCCAGACCTCACCGTGCACGAGCACCTGCGGGTCTACGCGGCCGTGAAAGGGGTGTGCAGGGAGGATATGGCTGCTACTGTCAACCG AATAGTGAATGCTCTGCAGCTTcaagactatttaaaaaaaaaaaccagaaaactctCTGCTGGGATAACCCGAaag TTGTGCTTCGCAATGAGCATGCTGGGCAACCCTACGGTCCTGCTCCTGGACGAGCCCTCAACTGGCATGGACCCCAATGGGCAGCGCTGTGTCTG GAAGATGACTCATGCCGCCCTGAAAACCAAGGAGACAGGAGCCATTCTGACAACGCACTAcatggaggaggcagaggcGGTGTGCGACCGCGTGGCCATCATGGTGTCCGGGCAGCTACG GTGCATTGGCTCCATTCAGTACCTGAAGAACAAGTTTGGCAAAGGCTATCTACTGGAAATTAAGGTCAAGGACCCAGACTGCACTGATCTTCTTCATGCTGAGATTTTGAGGATTTTCCCAAGTGCAGCCCGTCAGGAGAG gtTCCCCTCTTTGCTAGTCTACAAGGTCCCAATGGAAGATGCATTGCCCCTGTCTCAGTCTTTCTCCAAGCTAGAGGAAG CCAAACGAAACTTCAACCTCGAGGAGTACAGCTTCTCTTTGAATACTTTGGCTCAG GTGTTTTTGGAACTCTCCCGAGAGCAGGAAAAGGATAATTTTGATCTGACTTTGGATGGGACTTTCGAATGGAAACAACTTCAGCAGGAGGACTGTTGA